A region from the Treponema pallidum subsp. pallidum str. Nichols genome encodes:
- a CDS encoding ABC transporter ATP-binding protein — protein MDNRPYVVVQELTKVWEEKRISLSFSLRQGTSLALLGASGCGKSTILKMIAGLITPDHGSVFIAGTNVTHWAPARRRIGMICQDFALFPHLSLEDNIGYGLVSQGLTKKTARVHAREWMARFGLQNMETRSVTTLSHGEKQRVALARSLAVRPALILFDEALSAIDADLRTTLQGELRALQRSLGYTAVYVTHDSTEAAALADTVIHMRTQPPLAAAKNA, from the coding sequence ATGGATAATAGGCCGTACGTAGTAGTACAAGAACTGACAAAAGTATGGGAAGAAAAAAGGATCAGCCTGTCTTTCTCGCTGAGGCAAGGCACATCGCTCGCACTGTTAGGCGCATCTGGCTGCGGCAAGTCCACCATTCTAAAAATGATTGCAGGCCTTATCACTCCAGATCATGGATCGGTTTTTATCGCCGGAACAAACGTAACTCATTGGGCTCCTGCACGTCGGAGAATTGGAATGATATGCCAAGATTTTGCGCTGTTTCCTCACCTCTCTCTTGAAGACAATATAGGCTACGGATTAGTTTCCCAGGGACTCACAAAAAAAACTGCGCGCGTGCATGCTCGGGAGTGGATGGCACGCTTTGGTTTACAGAACATGGAGACACGATCGGTAACCACGCTGTCCCATGGGGAAAAGCAACGGGTGGCGCTTGCACGTAGCCTTGCGGTCCGCCCTGCGCTCATATTGTTTGACGAAGCGCTTTCTGCAATAGACGCAGATTTACGGACTACGTTGCAAGGAGAGCTGCGCGCGCTGCAGCGTTCACTTGGGTACACTGCAGTCTACGTCACGCACGACAGTACAGAAGCGGCAGCCCTTGCGGACACCGTCATTCACATGCGCACACAGCCGCCTCTTGCTGCAGCAAAAAATGCTTGA
- a CDS encoding potassium channel family protein — MAVKRNFAVVGLGAFGYRVCEVLVQGGGSVVAIDNNAQTVEKVKKVVSVAILIDTTSETELMKAPLDDVDVAIVAIGTNLQASILTTALLKQRDIPYILARATSPIHETILRKIGANEILNIEVASATTIAKRLVAPDVTDAIAMTDDISLREIVAPRFFTDKTLEELELREKFNVKIVAVVRTDMDIDPTGNSLPKKNIYYPDNAFTFRRADRMFVLGHNRDLRELTQI, encoded by the coding sequence ATGGCAGTGAAGAGAAATTTTGCTGTGGTCGGCTTAGGGGCTTTTGGCTATCGCGTTTGCGAGGTACTTGTCCAAGGTGGGGGAAGTGTTGTCGCGATAGACAACAATGCCCAGACCGTTGAGAAGGTCAAAAAGGTTGTATCCGTTGCTATTCTCATAGACACCACAAGCGAAACAGAGCTCATGAAAGCGCCGCTGGATGACGTAGACGTCGCAATCGTTGCTATTGGAACCAATCTGCAGGCGAGCATTCTTACCACAGCGCTGTTGAAGCAACGGGATATTCCTTACATCCTTGCGCGTGCAACTTCTCCAATACACGAAACTATCTTGCGCAAGATAGGCGCAAACGAAATCCTAAACATCGAAGTAGCGAGTGCTACAACCATCGCCAAGCGATTGGTTGCTCCTGACGTCACGGATGCCATTGCTATGACAGACGATATTTCCTTACGGGAAATTGTTGCGCCACGCTTTTTTACCGACAAAACACTTGAAGAACTGGAATTGAGAGAAAAGTTTAACGTGAAGATTGTGGCAGTGGTGCGCACAGATATGGATATCGACCCGACGGGAAACTCCCTTCCGAAAAAGAATATTTACTACCCGGATAACGCGTTCACCTTCAGACGTGCCGATCGGATGTTTGTGCTTGGCCACAATCGTGATTTGCGGGAATTAACCCAAATCTGA
- a CDS encoding methylated-DNA--[protein]-cysteine S-methyltransferase, translating into MSVHQGGIRFPLLYLEMETPLGRMCIAERAHTIVYVWFHRVGPRGSPVSGVCAQHVCPGKTALLRETQSQIHAYFCGALREFSVPVTVEGTPFMQRVWGATRNIAYGTTKSYAQLSQDIGCPRAARAVGQALHRNPLLLLIPCHRVISARASIGGFAYGSALKHFLLQQEAAVCACE; encoded by the coding sequence ATGTCTGTGCATCAGGGTGGGATACGTTTTCCCTTGCTGTATCTAGAGATGGAAACACCGCTCGGTCGTATGTGCATAGCCGAGCGAGCGCACACTATTGTGTATGTGTGGTTCCATCGGGTTGGTCCAAGAGGATCTCCTGTATCTGGTGTGTGCGCGCAGCACGTGTGCCCGGGTAAAACGGCGCTCTTGCGTGAGACGCAGTCCCAAATTCACGCTTACTTTTGTGGAGCGCTGCGCGAGTTTTCAGTACCGGTCACGGTAGAGGGCACGCCTTTTATGCAACGCGTCTGGGGCGCCACGCGCAACATCGCGTACGGCACGACAAAAAGCTATGCACAGCTTTCACAGGACATCGGCTGTCCACGCGCCGCACGCGCAGTTGGGCAGGCATTGCATCGCAACCCGCTGCTTTTGCTTATTCCTTGCCATCGGGTAATAAGTGCGCGTGCATCAATCGGCGGTTTTGCGTACGGGAGTGCTCTCAAGCATTTTTTGCTGCAGCAAGAGGCGGCTGTGTGCGCATGTGAATGA
- a CDS encoding TrkH family potassium uptake protein, translating to MRPMHIGNLTHLTMLVLCLAIRLCDQFLPFSVQFFTIVGDVGILVLVWSSLASSLNKEKYVRTFLRQYTVPVFLGLLITLLTFVRASVTLTTASGDLYTTLTHIQNITLGIFALIAFKAQKKFAERAVSNPSQTLIVSFLVVIFIGTHLLMFPGATPHSQPLPMLTALFTATSAVCVTGLSVIDVATQLSTWGKAILAALIQIGGLGFMVFSFFGMITIKKKMSLESRLVASHLVSDSDMGSLSHNLKLIIFSTFFIEALSALFLFVGFSQTEGYTIQSLGNAYFHAISAFCNAGFSLYPNSLESFVSNPWITFPIAFTIILGGISFVVIDEVLCRVHGSIKNIFFKGKNILGSLSLNTFVVLKATVLLLAVSFVGIYLLEHTHSMKVYQVGTQYLAAFFQAVTLRTAGFSTIPFSNLRTATLFFMTFIMFVGGASGSTAGGIKLNTAAAIIASFRSFIHHDPKPRIRNLVIQGKQVERSFLILGFGICTVCLAGFCLSLTDNIPFIYLLFESVSAFATVGLSVGITANLSTAGLMILLILMFTGRVGTLTILTAASKEEQDMSVEYACGDLAIG from the coding sequence ATGCGCCCCATGCATATTGGCAATCTCACTCATCTTACGATGCTCGTGTTGTGCCTTGCGATTCGTTTGTGTGATCAATTCCTCCCGTTCTCGGTGCAGTTTTTCACGATTGTAGGAGACGTGGGGATCTTGGTGCTTGTATGGTCTTCCCTTGCTTCTTCCCTGAACAAAGAGAAGTATGTGCGCACCTTTCTGCGCCAGTACACCGTACCAGTGTTCCTTGGATTGCTCATCACGCTCCTTACCTTCGTGCGTGCAAGTGTGACGCTTACCACTGCCTCCGGTGATCTTTACACCACGCTGACACATATACAGAATATTACGCTCGGTATCTTTGCACTCATCGCCTTCAAAGCACAAAAGAAGTTTGCAGAGCGGGCAGTATCTAATCCATCACAGACGTTAATTGTTTCCTTTTTGGTGGTAATTTTCATAGGCACACATCTTCTGATGTTTCCCGGTGCCACGCCGCATAGTCAGCCCCTCCCCATGCTGACTGCCTTGTTCACTGCAACATCCGCGGTATGCGTGACAGGGCTCTCGGTCATTGACGTTGCAACGCAGCTGAGTACGTGGGGAAAAGCCATCCTCGCTGCACTCATTCAGATTGGGGGACTAGGATTTATGGTGTTTTCGTTTTTTGGTATGATCACCATAAAGAAAAAGATGAGCCTCGAAAGCAGACTCGTCGCCTCGCATCTGGTGAGCGACAGTGACATGGGCAGCCTATCCCATAACCTAAAGCTCATTATTTTCTCAACCTTTTTCATTGAAGCGCTCAGTGCGCTGTTTCTATTCGTCGGTTTTAGCCAAACAGAAGGCTATACCATACAGTCTCTCGGCAATGCCTACTTCCATGCGATATCTGCGTTTTGCAATGCGGGGTTCTCCCTGTACCCAAACAGTTTGGAATCGTTCGTTTCCAACCCATGGATAACGTTCCCCATTGCCTTTACCATCATATTGGGGGGAATCAGTTTTGTGGTCATCGATGAAGTACTGTGCCGTGTCCACGGAAGTATCAAAAACATTTTTTTTAAGGGAAAAAATATCCTCGGCTCTCTCAGCCTGAATACTTTTGTCGTGTTGAAAGCAACTGTTCTGCTTCTTGCTGTTTCTTTTGTTGGTATCTATCTACTCGAACATACTCACTCCATGAAAGTCTATCAGGTAGGCACGCAGTACCTGGCCGCCTTTTTTCAAGCGGTGACGCTGCGAACGGCAGGATTTTCTACTATCCCGTTTTCAAACCTCCGTACGGCGACGTTGTTTTTTATGACCTTTATTATGTTCGTAGGAGGAGCGTCAGGGAGCACGGCAGGGGGGATCAAACTTAATACAGCGGCAGCGATTATCGCTTCTTTTCGCTCATTCATCCATCATGATCCAAAGCCACGCATTAGAAATTTAGTTATTCAGGGTAAGCAGGTTGAGCGGTCGTTTCTTATTCTAGGGTTCGGTATTTGCACAGTGTGCCTTGCAGGTTTCTGCTTGAGTTTGACGGATAACATCCCGTTCATTTACCTTTTGTTCGAGTCGGTTTCTGCATTCGCAACGGTTGGTCTTTCAGTTGGGATAACTGCCAATCTCAGTACTGCAGGGCTGATGATCCTCTTAATTCTCATGTTTACCGGCAGGGTAGGAACCTTGACTATTTTAACTGCAGCAAGTAAAGAAGAACAGGATATGAGCGTCGAATACGCGTGTGGGGACTTAGCCATTGGTTGA